GGCGATCGCGGTGGCGTCGTCCAGGACCGTCGCGCCCACCACACCGGGGACGGCGACCATCAGCGTGTTCGGCAGCGAGTCGCGGCGCGGCGTGACCCGGACCAGTCCGGGGATGGCGGCGGCGAGACGTTCGGCCAGGGTGTCGCGCAGCTCTGCCTGCCTCAGTGACTCGCGGTCGAGCATCCCGGCGGCCAGTTCGGCGGCGGCGCCGAGGGCCACGATCCCGGCGACGTTCTCGGTGCCCGGCCGGAGGCCGTTCTCCTGCCCGGCGCCGAGCAGGACCGGTGCCACCGGGGTGCCGCGGCGGACGTAGAGGGCGCCGACGCCCTTCGGCGCGTACATCTTGTGGCCCGCGATGCTCAGCAGGTCGACGCCGAGATCGTCGACGTTCACCGGGATCTTGCCCGCGGCCTGCGCGGCGTCGGCGTGCGTCACGCCGCCGCGCTCGCGCACCAGCTCGGCGAACGAGCGCATCGGCTGGATGGTCCCGGTCTCGTTGTGCGCCAGGATCAGGGTGCCGAGGCCGGCCGGGTGCGGTAGCGCGTCGTCGAGCCGCACGCGGCAGTCCCCGTCGACGCCGAGCTCGGTGACCCGCCAGCCGTGCCGGTCCCGCAGGTGCCGCAGCGGTGCCGCGGTGGCCGGATGTTCGACCGCCGAGGTGATCGCGAGTCGTCGGCCGCGGTGCTCGGCGGCTCCCCGGATCGCGAGATTGTTCGACTCCGTGCCGCCGGAGGTGAACACGATCTCGTCGGCGTGCGCGCCCAGCAGGGCGGCGACCTGCCCGCGGGCCCGGTCGACGCCGCGCCGGGCCGCGGCGCCCTGCGGTGACGTGCTCGACGGATTGCCGAAGACGCCGGTCAGGTACGGCCACATCGCCTCGGCGACCTCGGCCGCGACCGGCGTGGTCGCATTGTGATCGAGGTAGATCGGGTCGTCCGTGATGGGCATGGCCGATCCTTTCGTGCGAACGGGGTGCCGGTGCTCCACGGTCGATGGTGCTCCGTGGTCGATGGTGGCAGGGGCCGCAGTCGTAGACTACGTGCGGTGACTCTCGACTTCCGCCGACCGGGAACTTCGCCGCGGCGCTGGGCGATCGCGGCGACCGCGTTCGCGTTCTTCGCGACCATGGTCGGCACGACGTTGCCCACCGCGCTGTACTCCATCTATTCGGCACGGCTCTCGTTCTCCTCGCTGACGGTCACCGTGCTGTTCGCGGTCTATGCGCTCGGCGTGGTGTTCGCGCTGCTGGTCTTCGGGCGGCTGTCCGACCAGATCGGACGACGGCCCGTGCTGCTCATCGCCCTCGGCTGCGCGGCCGTCAGCGCCGTTCTCTTCATGCTGCCGCCGTCCCTGGGGTTGCTGATCGTGGCGCGGGTGATCTCTGGCTTCAGCGCGGGCTTCATGAGCGGCGCAGGCACGGCCGCGGTGATCGACCTGTTTCCGGCGGCCCGGCGGTCGGTCGGCGGCATGCTGGCGATCGCGGTGAACTCCGGCGGTCTGGGCGTCGGCAACCTGCTCGGCGGCCTGGTCGCGTCGTTCAGCGCGTCGCCGCTGCGAGTGCCGTTCGCGATCCATCTGGGGCTGGTCGTGCTGGCCGCCGCTGGCCTGTGGCTGCTCACCCCGCGGCCCGGCCGGCAGCCCGGTGTGCGCTGGCGGATTCAGCGTCTGCGCGTGCCCGCCGAGATCCGCGGTGCGTTCGTTCGCGGGGTCCTCGCCGCCGGGGTCGCGTTCTCCGTCTCCGGGGTGCTGACGGCGGTGACCGCGCTGTTCCTTGCGGAGGATCTCGGGGTGCGCAACCATTGGCTCGCCGGACTGATCGTGTTCCTCATCTTCTCCACGATGGCGCTGGGGCAGCTGGCGGCGGGACGGGTCGCGCCGAACCGCGCCATCGTGGGCGGGTGCGCCGGTCTGGTGCTGGCGGGTGTCCTGCTGGCGGTCGCCCTCGGCGTGGTGGTTCTCGCGCCGTTGGTGATCGCGGCGGTGGTGCTCGGCGTGTCCGGTGGCTTCTGCCTCAACGGTGCGCTGGCCACCACGGTGGAACAGGTGCCGCAGGAGCACCGCGGCGAGGTCTCGTCGGCGTTCTTCGCATCGCTGTATGTGCTGCTGGCCTGTCCGGCGATCGGCGTGGGGCTTCTCGGGACGGCGATCGGCCTGCGCGAGTCGGGTCTGGTCTTCGCGATCGTGGTCGCGGTGCTGGCCGTGCTGGTCGGTGCGGCGCAGCTTCGCGCCGGGCGCCGCCGCTGACCTCTCGGACGACGCTGGACCGCGCGCGGGCTCGTTCTCCCGGGGTATCGGCCGAGTTGTCCCAACTGTGGCGTAGGCACCTCTGTCACGTTTGGCGACCTGGGCGAACGGATCTCGATCGTGTGCTCTGGACATGAACGTGTCACGGATAGGGCAATCGGGGACGTCACCGGCGCCGCCCCGGCGAGTGGGCAGCGGGAAAGACCGCGAGTTCCGGTAGGCCACTGAACTGGGACAGACTGAAGGTCAAGTAACTCATCTAGTAGCAAGGTGCGGCAGACGACGTGGAGGAACGAGCAGGGAATACGTCGCGGCTGTTGTTTCCGTGGTTCTTGATCCTGGTCGCGCTGGCGTGTGCGGCGACGATCGCCGGGCCGGGGAAGGTGCTGGGGATCGTGATCGCGCTCTCCGCCGGTGCGGTGGTCGCGGCGATTCAGGCGGCGCGCGAGCGGGGTGCGCGGACCGGGGACGGTGACGAGCGCGGGTGATCGTTGCCGGGGCGGGATGGTCCGGCGGTTCGGTCTCGCAGGCGGTCAGTCGCGTGGACGGGCCGCGCGTGTCAGGGCGAACACCGCCGCGAGCAGTGCCGTGCCGAGGGCGAGAGTGGTGGTGACGGCGGTCGAGGCGGTGTGGTCGGGCCGCTTCGGTTCCGGCGCGGCGACGTCCTTACCGGTGCGCGGGTCGGGGAGTGAGTCGCCGGCGGGCAACTGTGCGGTGAGGGCGGCGACCGGATCGACGAGGCCGGCGCCGATCGCCTGATCACCGGCCGAGCCGCCGCGCGCGGTGCGTACGATCCGGTCGATCACCTCGTCGGCGGACAGCCGGGGGAACGCCGCCCGGACCAGGGCCGCCACACCGGAGACGTAGGCGGCCGCGTAGCTGGTCCCGGCCAGTGGGCGCGGGCCGTCCGCGCCGTCGAGGGCGTCGATCGGGCGGCCGGCGGCGAGCCCGACGATCCGGGTGCCCGGTGCGGCGACGCTGACCCACGGCCCGCGCAGGCTGAAGTCGGCAGGCAGGCCGGTGGCCGTGTCCACCGCCCCGACGGTGAGGATCGCCGGACCGAACCGGGCCGGGGTGGCGACGGTCGTCACCCCGGCGTAGGCCAGGCTCTCCGAGGCCGCCGCGAGTGGATTCTGCTCCCGGCACGACCCGGTGTCGGCGACGTTCCCCGCGGCGGCCACGACGACGGCGTCGCGCCGGTGGGCGAGATCGAGCGCGCTGGCGATCGCGTCGTCGTCGATACCGGAACCACTGGGAGCGCAAGCGGTCTCGGAGATGTTGATGACGCCGGCACCGGCCTCGACGGCCCGGATGATGGCCTTCGCGAGCGTCGAGAGCGGCCCGTAACCGGCGCCGACCGCCGGCGCGTCGGACGATTCCCGGGACACCGCGTCGTAGGCGCCGCTGGACTGCCGGATCGAGACGACGGTGGCCTCCGGGGCGACGCCCGCGAAGCCGTCGGCGGCCGACGACCGGCCCGCGATGATCCCGGCGACCACCGTGCCGTGCAGGTCGCAGTCGGTCAGGCCGTCACCGGCCGAGACGTAGTCGCCGCCGCCGCTGAGCCGGGGGAGCCGCCCGTGCGGGGTGACACCGGTGTCGATGACCGCCACCGTGACGCCGGCGCCTCGGCTGAACCGCCAGGCGCCGGGCAGATCGAGCAGCACGTGCCCGGGCGGAAGCGCGGTGAGATCGGTGGTGGCCGGTGCGCCGCGAGCACACCGGGTACGTTGCCGGGTCGGCTGCGGCGGACCGACCGGTTGCGCGTCGACCGCGACGAGAGCGGCGACCTGCGCGGGTGGCAGTGCGGCGGCGGGCCCGGTCGTGACGGCGGCGGCGAGGATTCCCGCGGCGCTCACCGCGGCGGCGGCTCGCATCTAGAACTCGCGGATCGCGCGGTAGGCGTCGAGCAGCCAGCAGAGCAGCGGCAGAATCGCGGCGATCACCGCGTACTCGGCGAGCTCCAGGGTGCGGCGTTGCAGCGGCGAGTAGTCGTGCGCGTCGGCGGTGACCCCGATGACGAATGCGGCCAGACCCAGGGCCAGACCGCCGACGAACACGATCGCCGGTGATCCGGTACCCAGGAGCATCGCGAGCAGCCCGGCGCTGCCGCCGCCGAGCAGTATCGCGCTCTGCGCCCGATCGGCGTGCACGCGCCCGCGGGCCAGCAGTGCGACGGAGACCGCGGCGCAGAAGAGCAGTGCGGCGATCGCCCCACCGCAGGTCGCCGCGACGCCGGCGACGGCCGCGACGGTGACGACCACGGCCCCCGCCACGATCCCGGTGAGATAGGCCGAGGCGACGGCCGCGCGACGCTGGAGGCTTCGCATGTCGACGAGGGCGAGATCGGCGATGGCGGTGAGCGGGTCGTGCTCGGCGGGCGTGCCGAGGGCGCCGACGCCGTCGAGCACCACGTCGGTGTCGAGTGCGTCCGGCGGTGGCGGGGGGACCGACGGCACCGGTGGCAGCGGCAAGCGGCCCGCCGCGATGGCGACCCGTGCCGACAGCAGGACGGTCAGGACGCCGAGGGCCGCGGTGACGGCCGCCGCCGCGGGCGGTCCGCCCGGCAGGACCATGGCGAGCAGTCCACCGAGGACGATGAGGGTCGCGCCGGTGCCGAGGCCCGCGTGCAGACGCGGCGCGACCCCGGTGCAGCGGTGCACGATGACCGCGACGACCAGTGCGCACCCCGCCGCGGTCGCCGCCGTTGCTCCCGGTGAGTCACCGTGCGGCACAAAGGATCCGGCGAGGCCACCGGTGAGGAATGCGCAGCACGACGCGGTGGCGAGGCTGCGCGGATCGACCGCGAGCCGGTGACCGAGCAGCACCCCGGCGAGCAAGGCCGCACACGCGACGCCACTCGCGATCGGCACCAGCGGCCCCGCGGCGACCACCGTGCGGCCGGCGATCACCGCGGCGAGGGTGGCCGCGACGGCGATCCCGTAGCCGAGCAGGCGGGCCGCCTCCGACGACCATCCCGGGCGCTGCCGGCCCGCCAGGTGCGCCAGGCCGTCGACGACGTCGTCGATCAGCGCCCCGGGTGCGTCAGGCAGATCGGGATGGACCATCAGCAGCTCGCCGTCGACCACGCCGGCGCCGGACAGCGATTGCTCGGCGGGCAGTGGCGGTGCGCCGATCCGGGCGAGCGTCCAGCGGGGCAGTTCGCCGGCGCGCTCGGGGTCGTGGGCGGGCTCGGGCAGCCGGAGCAGGCCGAGGACGTCGCCGATCAGTGCGGTGATCGGAAGATCGCCGGGCAGCGCCAGATCGAGTTGGGTGTCGCCGCCGAGAATCGAGATGCGGACCAGATCCGGTTCCGCGGTGCCTATCGCCATTTCGCAAACCCTCCCCCGAGGTTCTTGATACAACCGACATCATCGCCGGGCGAACGGCGGTACGGGGGAATTCGGGGGAATTCGCGATGAGTTCGACAGTCGCTTTCGTGCGCCGTGGCCGGCCGGCTCCGCCGGTGCCGCCCGGCGGGGAACTGGTGCTGACCGGCCCTCCGGAGGTCGGGCGGGCGGTACCGCAGAGCATGCTCGTGCGCCTGCTGCCGGTGGTCATGGTCGTCGCCGTAGTGGGAATGGTCGGGCTGATGGTGGTGACCGGAGGGCGCGGCGCGCTGTCGAATCCGCTGTTCCTGATGTTTCCGCTGATGATGGTGATGTCCATGGTCGGCATGCTCGCGGGCGGCGGGCGGGGCGGCCCGGCGCGGGCCGCCGAACTCAACGAGGAACGCAAGGACTACCTGCGGTATCTCGGCCAGACACGCGAACAGGTCAGGCAGACGGCGAGTGCGCAGCGGGCCTGCGCGCTGTGGAGCCACCCCGCGCCGGCGGCGCTGGCCGCCGTGCTCGGCGGCACCCGGATGTGGGAGCGCAGGCCCGGCGACGCCGACTTCGCCCAGGTCCGGGTCGGCGTCGGCACCCAGCCGCTGGCCACCGCACTGGTGCCGCCGGAGGTGGCGCCGGCCGAGGACCTGGAACCGGTCTGTGCGCTGGCGTTGCGGCGGTTCGTGCAGGTGCACGCCACCGTCGCGGACCTGCCCACCGCGGTGTCGCTGCGCGCCTTTCCGGCCGTCTGCCTGGACGGTGATCGCGCCTGCGTGCTCGCCCTCGCCCGGGCGATGCTCGCGCAGCTCGCCGTGCTGCACGGCCCCGATCACGTGCTGATCGCGATCGTCGCCGACGACCCGCGGAGTCCGGACTGGGACTGGGCCAAATGGCTGCCGCACACCGGGCACCCGGCGCTCCGCGACCGCCTCGGCCCGGTCCGGATGATCTACGACGCGCTCGACGACTGCGAATCCGATCTCGCCGGCGAACTCGCCGAGCGCGGCCGGTTCTCCCGGTCGGCGCCGCCGATCACGGGGCGCCCGCACGTGGTCGTGGTGCTGGACGGCGGGCGGCGCACCGGCGACGAGGAACTGACCATCGGCGCGGGCCGCGAGGGCGTGACGGTGCTCGACCTGCAGGCGGACGCCGAGTCACTGGCGGCGCGGCGTGGGCTACGACTGGTGGCGCGCCCGGGCAGCATCTCGGCGTACAGCGCGGCGGGGCTGGAGCGGTTCGGCGTGGTCGACGAGTTGTCGCTGCCGCGCAGCGAGGCGCTGGCCCGGGGACTCGCGCGGTACCGGCCGGCGAGCAGTCTTCCCTTGCCCGGACTCGACGCCTCGCACGTCGCCGCCGATCCCGGACTGCCTGCGCTGCTGGGGATTCCGGACGCCACGACCTTCGACCCGGTGACGGCCTGGCGGGGTCGCACCGCACACGAACGGCTCCGCGTCCCGATCGGCTACACGGCGGACGGCACACCGGTGGACCTCGACCTGAAGGAGAGCGCGCACGGCGGGATGGGGCCGCACGGACTCTGCATCGGCGCGACGGGCAGCGGTAAGAGCGAATTTCTGCGGACTCTCGTGCTGGCGCTGATCGCCACGCACTCCCCGGAAGAACTCAACCTGGTCCTGGTCGATTTCAAGGGCGGCGCCACGTTCGCGAACCTGGAATCGACCAGGCATGTCGCCGCACTGATCACCAACCTCGAGCAGGAACTCTCGATGGTCGACCGGATGGCCGATGCGCTCTCCGGAGAACTCCACCGGCGGCAGGAACTGCTCAGGGCCGCGGGCAATTTCGCCAACGTCGGCGAATACGAACGGGCGCGGGAGGCCGGGGCGGCGCTGGACCCGCTGCCCGCGCTGTTCATCGTCGTCGACGAGTTCTCCGAGCTGTTGGCGCAGAAACCGGAGTTCGCCGAGTTGTTCGTGGCGATCGGCCGGCTCGGGCGTTCACTGCACATCCACCTGCTCCTGGCCTCGCAACGTCTGGAGGAGGGGCGGCTGCGGGGCCTCGACAGCCACCTCTCCTACCGGATCGGCCTGAAGACCTTCTCCGCCAACGAATCCCGCACGGTGCTCGGTGTGCCCGACGCCTATCATCTGCCGGCTTCACCGGGCGCCGCGTATCTCAAATCCGATTCGGGTGCGCCGCTGCGCTTCTCGACGTCGTTCGTGTCCGGGCCGTACGAACCGCCCCGATCTCCGGTCGCCGCCCTGATCGATGGACGGCGCGGCGGCGGTGAACTCCTGCGGTTCACCGCGTGCCGGGTACCGCTGCCACCGGCGGCCGACGACGCCGCCCTCGAGGCCGTCACGAGTGCACCCACGCTGGTGGAGACATTGGTCGGGCGGATCGCCGGCATCGGGCCGCGGCCGCACCAGGTGTGGCTGCCGCCCCTCGAGGAGGCCGTCACCCTCGATGCCTATGTCGACCCGGAGGGACCGGCCGGGTCGCTGCGCCTCCCGATAGGCGTCGTCGATCGTCCCTACGACCAGCGGCGCGAGACGCTGTGGCTCGACCTGACCGGCGCGGCGGGCAATGCGGCGATCGTCGGCGGTCCGCAGTCCGGCAAGTCGACCGCGGTACGGACCATGATCTGCGCGGCCGCCGCCACGCACACTCCGGAACAGGTCGCCTTCTACTGCGTCGACTTCGGTGGCGGCACCCTCGCCGCTCTCGCCGGACTGCCGCACGTGGGCGGGGTGGCCACCAAGGCGCGGCGCGACGCGGTCCGGCGGACGTTCGCCGAGGTGAAGACGATCCTCGCCGACCGGGAGGAGTTCTTCGCCGCCGAAGGTCTGGAGTCGATGCGCGAGTACCGGGCGGCGCGGGAACAGGGCCGGTATCCCGATCAGCGGCACGGCGACGTCTTCCTGGTGATCGACGGTCTCACCGTCCTCCGCAAGGACTTCGAGTCACTGGAAGACGACGTCAACATGCTTGTCACGCAAGGTCTTTCGTATGGCGTGCACGTGGTGGTGACCGCCGCCCGGTGGGCCGACATCCGGCCGGCGGTGAAAGACCTGCTGGGTGCGCGGCTGGAACTGCGCCTGGGCGATCCGCTGGATTCGGAGATGGGCCGCAGGGGAGCGGCGACGGTGCCGTCCGGCCGGCCGGGGCGCGGTATCACCGCCGATGAGAAGCATCTGCTGGTCGCGCTGCCGCGGTTCGACGGGACGGCCGAGACCGACACCCTGGCCGCGGGCACCGCCGCGTTCGTCGAC
The nucleotide sequence above comes from Gordonia sp. PP30. Encoded proteins:
- a CDS encoding cysteine desulfurase family protein translates to MPITDDPIYLDHNATTPVAAEVAEAMWPYLTGVFGNPSSTSPQGAAARRGVDRARGQVAALLGAHADEIVFTSGGTESNNLAIRGAAEHRGRRLAITSAVEHPATAAPLRHLRDRHGWRVTELGVDGDCRVRLDDALPHPAGLGTLILAHNETGTIQPMRSFAELVRERGGVTHADAAQAAGKIPVNVDDLGVDLLSIAGHKMYAPKGVGALYVRRGTPVAPVLLGAGQENGLRPGTENVAGIVALGAAAELAAGMLDRESLRQAELRDTLAERLAAAIPGLVRVTPRRDSLPNTLMVAVPGVVGATVLDDATAIAASTGSACHAGTHTPSAALLATGLEPELALGALRLSLGRSTTPADVETVAETLAGAVDRARRRS
- a CDS encoding MFS transporter, whose translation is MTLDFRRPGTSPRRWAIAATAFAFFATMVGTTLPTALYSIYSARLSFSSLTVTVLFAVYALGVVFALLVFGRLSDQIGRRPVLLIALGCAAVSAVLFMLPPSLGLLIVARVISGFSAGFMSGAGTAAVIDLFPAARRSVGGMLAIAVNSGGLGVGNLLGGLVASFSASPLRVPFAIHLGLVVLAAAGLWLLTPRPGRQPGVRWRIQRLRVPAEIRGAFVRGVLAAGVAFSVSGVLTAVTALFLAEDLGVRNHWLAGLIVFLIFSTMALGQLAAGRVAPNRAIVGGCAGLVLAGVLLAVALGVVVLAPLVIAAVVLGVSGGFCLNGALATTVEQVPQEHRGEVSSAFFASLYVLLACPAIGVGLLGTAIGLRESGLVFAIVVAVLAVLVGAAQLRAGRRR
- the mycP gene encoding type VII secretion-associated serine protease mycosin; the encoded protein is MRAAAAVSAAGILAAAVTTGPAAALPPAQVAALVAVDAQPVGPPQPTRQRTRCARGAPATTDLTALPPGHVLLDLPGAWRFSRGAGVTVAVIDTGVTPHGRLPRLSGGGDYVSAGDGLTDCDLHGTVVAGIIAGRSSAADGFAGVAPEATVVSIRQSSGAYDAVSRESSDAPAVGAGYGPLSTLAKAIIRAVEAGAGVINISETACAPSGSGIDDDAIASALDLAHRRDAVVVAAAGNVADTGSCREQNPLAAASESLAYAGVTTVATPARFGPAILTVGAVDTATGLPADFSLRGPWVSVAAPGTRIVGLAAGRPIDALDGADGPRPLAGTSYAAAYVSGVAALVRAAFPRLSADEVIDRIVRTARGGSAGDQAIGAGLVDPVAALTAQLPAGDSLPDPRTGKDVAAPEPKRPDHTASTAVTTTLALGTALLAAVFALTRAARPRD
- the eccD gene encoding type VII secretion integral membrane protein EccD, whose translation is MAIGTAEPDLVRISILGGDTQLDLALPGDLPITALIGDVLGLLRLPEPAHDPERAGELPRWTLARIGAPPLPAEQSLSGAGVVDGELLMVHPDLPDAPGALIDDVVDGLAHLAGRQRPGWSSEAARLLGYGIAVAATLAAVIAGRTVVAAGPLVPIASGVACAALLAGVLLGHRLAVDPRSLATASCCAFLTGGLAGSFVPHGDSPGATAATAAGCALVVAVIVHRCTGVAPRLHAGLGTGATLIVLGGLLAMVLPGGPPAAAAVTAALGVLTVLLSARVAIAAGRLPLPPVPSVPPPPPDALDTDVVLDGVGALGTPAEHDPLTAIADLALVDMRSLQRRAAVASAYLTGIVAGAVVVTVAAVAGVAATCGGAIAALLFCAAVSVALLARGRVHADRAQSAILLGGGSAGLLAMLLGTGSPAIVFVGGLALGLAAFVIGVTADAHDYSPLQRRTLELAEYAVIAAILPLLCWLLDAYRAIREF
- the eccCa gene encoding type VII secretion protein EccCa, which codes for MSSTVAFVRRGRPAPPVPPGGELVLTGPPEVGRAVPQSMLVRLLPVVMVVAVVGMVGLMVVTGGRGALSNPLFLMFPLMMVMSMVGMLAGGGRGGPARAAELNEERKDYLRYLGQTREQVRQTASAQRACALWSHPAPAALAAVLGGTRMWERRPGDADFAQVRVGVGTQPLATALVPPEVAPAEDLEPVCALALRRFVQVHATVADLPTAVSLRAFPAVCLDGDRACVLALARAMLAQLAVLHGPDHVLIAIVADDPRSPDWDWAKWLPHTGHPALRDRLGPVRMIYDALDDCESDLAGELAERGRFSRSAPPITGRPHVVVVLDGGRRTGDEELTIGAGREGVTVLDLQADAESLAARRGLRLVARPGSISAYSAAGLERFGVVDELSLPRSEALARGLARYRPASSLPLPGLDASHVAADPGLPALLGIPDATTFDPVTAWRGRTAHERLRVPIGYTADGTPVDLDLKESAHGGMGPHGLCIGATGSGKSEFLRTLVLALIATHSPEELNLVLVDFKGGATFANLESTRHVAALITNLEQELSMVDRMADALSGELHRRQELLRAAGNFANVGEYERAREAGAALDPLPALFIVVDEFSELLAQKPEFAELFVAIGRLGRSLHIHLLLASQRLEEGRLRGLDSHLSYRIGLKTFSANESRTVLGVPDAYHLPASPGAAYLKSDSGAPLRFSTSFVSGPYEPPRSPVAALIDGRRGGGELLRFTACRVPLPPAADDAALEAVTSAPTLVETLVGRIAGIGPRPHQVWLPPLEEAVTLDAYVDPEGPAGSLRLPIGVVDRPYDQRRETLWLDLTGAAGNAAIVGGPQSGKSTAVRTMICAAAATHTPEQVAFYCVDFGGGTLAALAGLPHVGGVATKARRDAVRRTFAEVKTILADREEFFAAEGLESMREYRAAREQGRYPDQRHGDVFLVIDGLTVLRKDFESLEDDVNMLVTQGLSYGVHVVVTAARWADIRPAVKDLLGARLELRLGDPLDSEMGRRGAATVPSGRPGRGITADEKHLLVALPRFDGTAETDTLAAGTAAFVDSAVRHYPGRSAPPVRLLGDDVSIGEVAELVAAQGLSPRAGRVALGLRESDLAPVLIDFAAEPHLLVFGDVESGKTQTLRTLIAGLTAGGSAEDVKLVLVDYRRSLLGEVDVDHLAGYASSAQTAGPMMVQLAQYLRARLPGEDVTAEQLAAGDWWTGPTVYLVIDDYDLVATATGNPLQPLTELLGHARDIGLRVILARRSGGLGRAMFDQVIAGLRDLSCDVLLLSGDPDEGYIVGRHRMQKLGAGRGELVSRSRAADMIQVAR